The Lolium rigidum isolate FL_2022 chromosome 1, APGP_CSIRO_Lrig_0.1, whole genome shotgun sequence region tttttatcaactggtaaatcagaaagcaggatcgcattgtataaagattttacagaaaaagtaccatctacatggagattccatcgaaattcatctgGCTCTGGCGATAACTGAATATCTCCAAGCCGCTGAATTAGATTGTTCCATGCCACAAGCCTTTGtcctagtaaaacccgtctgaacgtcacattcgggggtgaagTAACCATTACagttgcaatggtatcaccttggcgacgtgcaattctatacaaagcgggatactgttcacttaggggtgcattgtcgagccaagcatcctcctagaaccgtatctgtgctccattcttaatagagaaagtcccatatcgaaaaaagacattttttgtcgccataagaccagcccagaagtgtgaatccccaggtttccaaaccacttgagataatgtcttcgagccgatgtactttcttcgaagtatagtttgccaaatcccatcttcGGTAAGTAGCTAAGTGAGAGAGCTATCAGATTAGACAGTGGCGAGGTACTACTACGTAGCATAACATTTCCTTAGATATACATTATGAACGGAGCGTCGGAGAGGTAAGCACTGCAGTCTGCAGACCTTAGATTTGAACAGGTCGTTTAACTAAGACGAGACCACTGCTGCATCTACAGCTAGGCACGCAATCTGCTACGCTAGCTACAAATTTTGGTTGGCTGAATACATCATATCCGGCTGTCATGTCCTGTCAGATATACCTTAAAGCGACGGGACATACAGGTAACTGAAGTCTGTTCTCTGATTTAAGAactattgccacaagagcagagtCTATCACTGTGTTGTCAAATCGAAAAAAGTGTGTTTCTATCCATATTGTCCAgtaccttcgcctgcttgactgcAAAATAAGACAAGTTTAACCTATGACATGTAATACAAGCCAAATGTAATAGCTTCTACTAAAGCTTTCAGCAGAGATCCATGATCTCAGCCAAGACCAATTTGTAGCGTTGGTTTTACACATCTGGCGTTCTAGGTAGCACAAGAGTATTGTCATAAATATAAGAAGTTTTTGTCAAATGCTATAATTTTCtggaaaataaataaaatcaAATTATGAGAAAATATATGAAAATAATAAATCAGAAATGACAGTGACGAAAATAAATAGATAAACAAAAAACTTGTTGGAAAAAATCAAAATTATTCCTAAATACCGTTTGGGGTCAAATTTCTTTTTTCATATTTGTTTATTTAGTCACTTTACTGTCAATTTACCATTTATTATTACTTTTATAATATTTTTGCAAAAAGGACCACCGGTCTATTAACCATCAAATGCTgtcaaaacaccaaaactaatAGAAATTACAAATAGATCAAATTAGTTTCTACACTTTTCTTGTTTGTAAATACGGCGACTAAATAGGCAACAGTtgagagatcaaaagaaaaaaaattccccTGTGAAATGTCTAGGAATGAAGGTGGGTTGGGCAAAACAATCCAGTGACTCGTCCTAATTTGTTGGTGTGAAGAAAACTGAACTACATTATACAGATTACACAATATGGACAACAAATTGAGTTGGAATAATCGTGTGATCATCAATCATGAAGTTGCCCTGTCTAGCGACCACCAACTTAATTTGCGAGAAGTGTCCCACAATTTATGCCGTGATTTTTTTCGATACGGGGTGAACccctgcctctgcatcaattTATGCCGTGATGACAAGGAAGAAGAGGTAGAGTTTTGTAACACCAGGTtaaacctaagagcatctccagccgcgtcccccaaagggatttggggcgcgccggacagaaaatgcattccagccgcgtcccccaaaacccttttttgtccggcgcgcccccattcggtgtccggcgccccgagcccgtccccgtcccacaggggacgcaccggggacgccggacacaatgaaaagcgagacggggagtggcggggccgactcgtcagcggcacaataaatttttaacctaaccgtcgcctacctcgcgacgaaagttattggcggcggtgcagttcccgcagcgacgcagcgacggtgcagttcccgcggccgacgcggccggcgcgtccgtcgcgcctagctccgcgtgccggcgttaatgcgcgccaccgctccccgcctccctccggcctataaaagggccgcctctcatcgtccctctcacacacaaaccctagcgcctctctcccaaaccctagccgccaccatctcaacaagactcgacgctatgtccgagtaggcggaggccgacctcgcggccgtggtcgtggtcgtggtcgtggccgcggcagagctgaacactcgccgccgccttccacgccgccggcttcatcatcgtcggagatggacgtggagccggacgtgcggttcgagttcgtcctcgtcctcaagggcgacccgcgcagcatccagaggctgccggactccttcgccgactacgtcgccggcgacgatcgcccgcgcacgatgcatctgcgggagactACGTGCAGCTACTACcgatggatcgtcgacgtgatctacgacgcgcgcggcaagatgtacctcaacatcggctgggagaagttcgcgcggcaccacagcctccaagccggcttcatcctcctgttctcctacttcggcgacggggacatgagcgtcaaggtcttcgacgagacgcggtgccgccgggactaccgggCGACAACACCGAGCGAGGAGGAcggcgagtgttctttcttcgcggcGAACACGTGCACGTAGGTTtacgcctgttcgcctcatcggtagaaccaacaagggcaccatcctcccacttggattttccggtttaggtgatcgggtgtgccctcgagtgttctttcttagcgacgaacacaggaaaccttcgatgcacgacctagttaggtttagtttctttgcaaaattttatatttgtgtccacgacggttcaaactctgtattagtttgtggaaaaccacgttcccaattatgttttcttgtaaaccacgttccaaattatgtattagtttgtgaaaattgaaataaaaaaaccaaaaaaaagtattttaaatgtttgggggaggcgtttgggggacgcggctggggagcgacgtcccccaaagacggcacgaacaaaacacgtcccccaaacgctcaatccggcgcggtttgggggacggtttgggggacgcggctggagatgctctaacatgcaGATCTTCCCCGGCTCCCCCACATGTAAATCAGACATTAATAATGATGTTGAGATGATACTATATGGACCATATGGGGGCCTCTATCTGCCCGATAGGAGTATTACCAGCTTCATGGCCTACTAATTGCTCTAACAGTCGTCCACCGAACTTTGACACAGGAAACAGTGACAGCGAGATGCAAAGAGTACAGTCCTGATTTTTGCTTCTCACATGGGATGGTTACTTAATCTTCGCTTAAAGATTGTCATTGTCTCGCCGTTCCGATCTTCTTTATATCTAGTTAGCCTTCTATGTGGTACACAGAAAGGAACACTGAAATTGCTGGAAAAATGGCACACTAATTTTGATATGATGCTGGCAAAGGAGATAAGTACAAACCGGCCTGTAAGAGGGACGTGTCCCTGACGCACGACCATACATGGACACATAGTGGTAGCACGTAGAATTGGTGAGCCATACAGGCGTAGACAACAGTCCCTCAGAGGTGGACATCGTAATGCGTGCAATTTGGCTAACACCACGGCGCTAATGACTCGTTTACAATAGACTAACCCTCTCTGAACATTGACGAAGGGATCGATAATATAAAAGGAGCCCGAGGAGCGGTGTTTGTCTGCTTGGAATGCCACCGTCGCAAAGCAAGAGCATCGAAAGGGGATCAACAACTGGTTATATTGTATTCGATGCGCTTTGTGTATTTCTTAAAATGAAAAATAATAATCTTTGACATATACAATGAAAAAAGAAGGTCTATTAACTTTTCAAAGTCAAGCAATAGACAGTCGACTGAGTTTATTTCAACTGAGTTTGTAGAGAAAAATTCCAGGAGGAATGCATAGGACATCTCGGGTGCTATACCCCCatatttgaaaaaataaaaataattttaaaaaggttaaaaaatcgatttttttaaatcaaagatgatcaggtattgtacttGTATAAAATTATTTCCGTGGAGAATTACTTTCATTGTATCTGtgtaaaaaaatacaaatttgaaaCGTCTAACCAGGTACTATTCATTTTATATTTTCATAATTTGTTTTTTGCCTTGGTGACCATGGGAATCATTTCTTTTCCAAACAtttttttacgagtacaaacttgatcatcctTGGATTTCAGGaaggttcaattttttttttggctttttaaaATCAGTACAATTTTTGGGGTGTATGGGGGTGTgtagcacccgagagccaaaagtccgcgTTAAAAATTCCAGCCACTATTATATGATATAGGTATTATACAGAAAGTGTATTTCATTATGTATCTCATGGTAATACACCTTGATATAATGGATGTGAACAATTTTTTATACATGTTTGATCACATTTTACATTGTTTTACTTTAGAAAAAAATAGTCTTCTCTTAAAGAAAGAAGATAATAATTCCAGAAAACAACACGGGTACTCAAATTGGCTCCCGAAAGCATATGCTCCAAGGTTTACCAAAAAAATGGCATGTACAATGTACAAAAATATGGATGAAACTAGACGTGTTAATGTCAATGTTCTATGTATACATGTAAATTTCTGGACAAAAGATGtgagaaattttatttttggtgcTTCAGAAAAAAAAATCCTTTCTAGAACACCAAATGTTCTTCTTTAGTTCATGACACGGCATATGCCGTTTATCCATGAAACGTTGTAGGAACATGCGGCACATGAAAGCAGACGTTGTAAAATTTGGCTTTTCTTAGAAGAATTGTGTAATGATTTTACTGATCATCTCGGGGAACATCATATGTTATTTGAAGCCAAAACAACGCCTGAAAAACAACACTACTTCATGCAAATTGATAAACGCACACTGACATGTCGTACATGCTCCCACCGTCCCATCAAAAGTGTctcaattttcaaaattgaatttATCTAGACACTATCTAGGATATAAATACATCCAGCTGACAAAGCCGAAACACTTTGGTGGGATGGAGAGAGTATGTCGATCCACGGCTATATATGTTTTTTCTAACGATAATGATTTTCCAAACTTCATTGTATGCTAAAAAAAAGTCAAAGCACAACTGGTTACCTAGAACCCTCAATTGGCAAAAATTAATCTTTTTCTCGAAAGGTTGGCGGCAAGCGTGAGTAGTGCGGAAGGCCATGTAACACGGCTCCAACTACCCAAAAACGGACATACCTACTAGTATCAGTCAGTGAGTTAATCATGTAGCAGCACAGCTGCAATTTGACTTTCAACGTTTGGGCAGAGACTAATCTCCATGAAAAACACAATAAACCAGGAGCTTAAGCTGGTCGAGCTTCTTGGCTTGCAAATAAAAATGCCATTCTATGGCAAATAAGAAAATGCTACTagaaagtttgaaaatgatcacgATAATATCATTTGAACCTTTTTTTTATTGGTGAAAACAAGGCGGAAATGTGGGACGTGAGGAGCACAAACATCACTAGTTGAATACCTGAATGCGTTGACAGTGGCTCAGGGAAAGCCGATTTTGTTTTGTTCATTCAAGTGGACAACAAATCCGGCGCCCGCCACATGGTTTCTTCATTCAAAAATATACTTATAACTTATTTTCCTCACCAAATATAAATATCACGGATATTCAAGGAAAAAGAGAAGTAACGTGCACCACTTTTGTCAAAGAAGACCAGGGTACACGATCGCTTCTTGGGAGTGGAGAACAGATAATGGGCAAGCAAGCTAGTCGTGGGCGCACAGCTACCGTGTAAATCACTGTTCCTAATTTTGTAGTGACAGAAGAAAGTAGAAATTCGGTTTGCACCAAAATAACAATACAGTTAGTACCATCTGATTCCAAAATTAGCTTACCAAACCCCAGTGGAGCTGGACGGGTGTGCAATAACGAAAATGCTAGACCTACGGGCAATCTGTTACGGAAATAATGTTACGGGATTAGGTGTATGCTGTTGGTTGGTTATCTTGTTTTAGCACTCCGTGATTTCAGCACCCTTCCTCCTCTAATTTTCCACCACGTCATCCCGTAAGCAAATTTCGTAGCTTGTAgcccgtaagtgtagcattacTGGTGCAATAATCAGACCGGAGTTTGCGCATAACTAAACAGCCCTAATCTAAACAAGCATCCAACTGCAATCGGCACCGTCCCTCTCAGCTCAGCAGAGCTGCACCTTCCGCTTCTGCTGAATCGAACTTAGCTGTTATTATTCCTTTCTAAGGTGGCAGCAGCTGCACACTCCTCTCCCTCACCTCCTCttaactcctctctctctctctctaagctTAGCGTTTGCTTGCTCCGAAACTCCTCCAAGAAAAAAAGCCCCTTTTGTTCTCTCCCATTCCCCTGCCGGCTCCAGACCGTGGGTTCCGTCTGTTCTTGAGGTGGTTCCGAGAGCACTCGGAGCCCAGCGAGCTGCCCGCTCGCCGTCTTCCGAGCGGTTGGGCGGCGGAGACGCGTCGTCGATCTTGGCCGGATCTCGGGCGGCGAATGCCCGCCGTGGGCAGCTCCGGCGGACCAGCAGAGGTGAGTTTCTCGGATCCAGCTTCTTGTGCTCGCACAAGCTTTACTGTTCTTGAAACTGTGCATCCTGGGCCGGCCTCTTTGATTTCTGCTGCGGTTTTTCTTCCTCTCTGGATTAATAACGGGGACGGTTTTACCATTCTCTAGATTTCTTTTCTCTTTCGTTTTGCTTTCGTTCGAAGCTAGCTGCGCCCTTGACCTCAGAAATAGAACGAGACGGGATGGAATGGGATGTGTTTGATTGATGTGCAATCTCGTAGCTGTAGCAGGTGAAAAGGAATATGAGATCGAAAAGAAACTCTGAATATTCATGTATTCCTCATTGTTTTCCAGTATAATAAATAAGGAATAATCATACTCCTCCCAGTCGCCCATTTGCCAACCTCAACCAGGCGCGGTGGTCTGGCCCATACCTCCTCCCAGCTCCCACGCCGTCAATctttccaaccgccgccgcctagCTAGTAGTTCGCCTCAACAACACCATCCGAGCTCTCCTCCCCTTCCTAGCCGCCATCTGCTGCATTGGGGGCGGACGGGAGATCTCGCCAGGGCTGATTCCTCTTGTTGGTAAGGAAAGCCCCAGCTTTGCTTGGATACCTCTAGTCGGTCAAGATCTTTCCCTTGCTGCGAGCAATCAAATCCAGTTCCTACTTTCTTGGATGAACTCCCCAAATCCAATACATTCACATAGTGTGAGCATAACGTCCATTATTGGGGGGTTCGGTCTGCTGGCTGATTGCTTCAGTGGGGATCCTGTGGTGTGATCAAATGGGCTAGGACTAGTTCAGTTCATCCATCTACTGGTGCTCTTCTGCTTGTCAAATGATCTTGCCTTATAGCTTTACTAATTCCTGCATGTTTCCAGATCCAGACTCTTGCTCATGGTATCCAATGTTATTACTTATTAGCTCAGGAGTAATTGCACATCCATCTCAAACATTTTGCACATTTTTGTAACCAGGTCAACATCAtgatggggagaaggaagatgcaaGTCGCAACCTTGGCGATTTTATGTTTATGGTCATCTGCTGGAATCTGCAAAGCGCAGACAGCGGAATTCAAGCCTGCCGACAGCTACCTCGTTGACTGCGGGGCTGCTAAGGGCACGACGGTCGGCGGGAGGAACTTCGCTGCCGATGGGGCAGCTCCGGTGACAGTGGACACCTCGCAAGACATCCTTGCTGGAACATCGGCCAATGGGGTGTCCTCGTTTGACAATTCAGCGCTTTACCAGACTGCCCGCATCTTCACGGCCCCTTCATCCTATACCTTCCCCATCCAGAAGCAGGGGCGGCATTTTGTTCGTCTCTACTTCTTCCCCTTCATCTACCAGAGCTATGACCTCGCCACCGCCAAGTTCACCGTGTCGACCCAAGATGTGCTCCTGCTTAGTGACTTTCAGCAGCCGGACAAGACCGCACCACTGTTCAAGGAATACTCTTTGAACATCACCCATGACAAGCTTGTTATTTCCTTCAAGCCATCAAACGGAATCGCATTCATCAACGCAATTGAAGTGATTTCCGTCCCAGATGATCTCATAGCCGATGTTGCCCAAATGGTCAACCCCGTGCAGCAGTACAGTGGTTTGTCTACACAGTCACTGGAGACGGTGTATCGTGTAAACATGGGTGGTCCGAAGGTCAGTCCGAACAATGATACCCTCTCGAGGAATTGGCAGAATGATCAAAAGTACATACTGAACCCCAGTGTCACCAAAACAGTTGTATATGGTAAGAGTATCAACTACAAGAATGGCGGAGCAACTTCACTGACTGCACCAGATATTGTCTACGGTACAGCTACAGAATTGGCAGCTTCAAACACGTCAAACGCACTGTTCAACATGACATGGCAGTTTGATGTGGATGCAGGCTTCagctatttgataagatttcactTCTGTGATGTAGTCAGTAAGGCACTGAACCAGCTCTACTTCAATGCATATGTGGGAGGCTTCTATGCACAGCATGATCTTGATCTCTCAGAGCAGTCGATGAATCAATTGGCTACTGCTATCTATGTTGATGTGGTTCTTTCATCTAATGATGCATCTAGCAAGCTCAGCATCAGCATTGGTCCATCTACCTTGAACAATGCACTCCCTGATGGGATTCTGAATGGCCTTGAGGTTATGAAGATGGGCAGTGGCTCAGGTTCTGCTTTTACTGTTGGATCTTCTGGGGGACACAAAAATTTGGGCGTTATTATTGGCGGAGCCCTTGCGGTTATTGGACTTGTGATAATTATTCTTGTTCTGATACTGCTTTGCCGGAGGAAAAAGACTGATGACAAGCAGCACTCGAAGACTTGGATGCCTTTCTCTATTAATGGGCTGACATCTCTCAGTACAGGAAGTAGAACTTCTTATGGTACTACACTCACATCAGGTATGAATGGAGGAAGCTATGGATATCGCTTCGCCTTCAATGTGCTCCAAGAAGCAACAAACAGTTTTGATGAGAACTGGGTGATTGGAGTTGGAGGTTTTGGAAAAGTCTACAAGGGCACTTTAAGGGATGACACAAAGGTTGCAGTGAAGCGAGGAAACCCCAAGTCTCAACAAGGTCTCAATGAGTTCAGGACAGAGATTGAACTCCTTTCCCGTTTGCGTCACCGGCATTTGGTGTCTCTAATTGGGTACTGTGACGAAAGGAATGAGATGATCTTGGTCTACGAGTATATGGAGAACGGGACCGTCAAGAGCCACCTGTATGGTTCAGAAAACCCATCGCTGAACTGGAAGCAGCGTTTGGAGATCTGCATCGGAGCGGCAAGGGGGTTGCATTATCTTCATACTGGTTCTGCAAAGGCCATTATCCACCGTGATGTTAAGTCTGCAAACATCTTGCTTGATGAGAATCTCCTTGCGAAGGTCGCGGACTTTGGGCTTTCAAAGACTGGGCCTGAGCTGGATCAAACTCATGTCAGCACTGCAGTGAAGGGTAGCTTTGGGTATCTCGATCCAGAATATTTTCGAAGGCAGCAGCTGACTGAGAAGTCAGATGTGTATTCCTTCGGCGTTGTCATGCTGGAGGTGCTTTGCGCAAGGCCGGTGATTGACCCTTCGCTGCCGAGGGAAATGGTGAATTTGGCAGAGTGGGGAATGAAGTGGCAGAAGAGAGGAGAGCTGCATCAGATCATCGACCAGAAGCTCTCTGGTGCGATCAGGCCAGATTCTCTAAGGAAGTTTGGTGAAACAGTCGAGAAGTGCCTGGCTGACTACGGTGTGGAGCGACCATCGATGGGAGACGTCCTCTGGAACTTGGAGTATGTCCTGCAGCTCCAGGATGTAGATTCTTCAACCGTGTCAGATGTAAACAGCATGAACCGGATCGTTGACCTCTCGTCGCAAGTTCAGCATGTGGGCGCACTTGATAGCATCAGTGTGACGATGGCGGAAGGCGGAGCTTCGCATGAGCCCGATCACGACCTCTCGGATGTGTCGATGAGCAGGGTTTTCTCTCAGCTAATCAAAGCTGAGGGAAGGTAAAGTGCACCAGATGATCTGTAGGGTACCGGTAGATGTGAGCAAGCCTGGAATTTTTTTCTTGTTGAAGTTTACTTGAGATGTCATGTGTAATTGGTTGTTCCACCCATTATAAATGTACTGAACTATGGTTTCAATTCCTGATGGCCTTACCTCACTATGGGCACACACTTTAGTAGATGTAGATATCTTCTTGTATGGAATCTATTCAGATCTGGCAATATTTATGTGCTAGTGCTCTCACCAAATGCTGGATTCTAGGCTGTCTCTGGCTGTAGGTGTTCTTGATGCTCAAACACTTTTGAAGTTTTTCTTTGCTGGTACTGCTCCACTCTTCTCTCTCATGGTAGAATAAGCCGTGATGCTGGGTGATAGTCAACGTGCACACCATGCCGCTGTTCACCATTTCTATCGGGATGTTTTTTTTTAGATCCCTCGGGATGAATTATGAATCATAGTTTATCGTCCGGCTCTCTGCAATGAGAcaacaaaaatattttaaattatgCTTGGGAAACTTTTGTCGATCGGAAATTTTGTACAAGGAATTACATAAGAATGGTCGGTTCCATATATAATCATACTTTGGGAAAAATAGTGTTGCACTTGAAAGTATGGTGAATTAAACCTTTTCATTTCATAatttattatttattttttaCATTTGGGCCTACATTTATATTTTGCACAGGGTCCCTGAATTCTCAGGTACGGCCCAATTTATGATGTATCCTGATTCCTGAAGATCACGATGAAGACTTGGGCCATCATCCTCCATATCCAGCGGGTCATATATTTGATTTTTCAATgctcaaatttgttttttttatttttcagaagCGGGGCATCTATTTTTTCCAAAGCGGCTACCTTAACTTTCACTAGTTACGTGAAACTTAATGCATCCGTTGGAACAGATTACAAAATAGTCAAAGTTCGTATGCTTCTCGTGTGATTCTTGTGGAGAGGAAGGACACAACCAATTGAGTTTGTGTGGATTTTAGAGAACTTAATGGTCAGACAATCAAAAATAAGTTTCTGTCATAGAGGAATTGCTGGATGGGTTACATTGTTCAGAATTCTTTACATAGCTTGACCTCAGATGTAGTTATCACCATATAAGGATGCCTCCTCATGATATTCACAAAAATAACATTCAAAATATATTTTGGTCACTTTGAATACTTGGTAATGCCATAGTGGGGTAAGGCATATACATGTATCAAGATTGTGTTTCTTTCCACTTTTGAAAAACATCTTAGAAAGGTGATTTTAGTTCTCTTATAGATGATATCCATGTACACTAAAGATTTGAAAAGTCATTTAGACAATCTTACTGTCACACTAGAATTTACTCATGCAACATTCTTTATTAGCTAAAATGAGTAAATACATGAAAACAAAACTATGTATATACATTTGAATATATTACCGTTGGTATACAGCTATGGCGCATGATCGAAAGTACAACAAGCATATGCATGAATCGAGATTGTGTTTCTTTCCATTTATATCCTTCCGATATCCATATAAACACCTATCGTCATTCCCTCGTCGCCCATAATATCTCCACACAC contains the following coding sequences:
- the LOC124692507 gene encoding receptor-like protein kinase HERK 1; the protein is MPAVGSSGGPAEVNIMMGRRKMQVATLAILCLWSSAGICKAQTAEFKPADSYLVDCGAAKGTTVGGRNFAADGAAPVTVDTSQDILAGTSANGVSSFDNSALYQTARIFTAPSSYTFPIQKQGRHFVRLYFFPFIYQSYDLATAKFTVSTQDVLLLSDFQQPDKTAPLFKEYSLNITHDKLVISFKPSNGIAFINAIEVISVPDDLIADVAQMVNPVQQYSGLSTQSLETVYRVNMGGPKVSPNNDTLSRNWQNDQKYILNPSVTKTVVYGKSINYKNGGATSLTAPDIVYGTATELAASNTSNALFNMTWQFDVDAGFSYLIRFHFCDVVSKALNQLYFNAYVGGFYAQHDLDLSEQSMNQLATAIYVDVVLSSNDASSKLSISIGPSTLNNALPDGILNGLEVMKMGSGSGSAFTVGSSGGHKNLGVIIGGALAVIGLVIIILVLILLCRRKKTDDKQHSKTWMPFSINGLTSLSTGSRTSYGTTLTSGMNGGSYGYRFAFNVLQEATNSFDENWVIGVGGFGKVYKGTLRDDTKVAVKRGNPKSQQGLNEFRTEIELLSRLRHRHLVSLIGYCDERNEMILVYEYMENGTVKSHLYGSENPSLNWKQRLEICIGAARGLHYLHTGSAKAIIHRDVKSANILLDENLLAKVADFGLSKTGPELDQTHVSTAVKGSFGYLDPEYFRRQQLTEKSDVYSFGVVMLEVLCARPVIDPSLPREMVNLAEWGMKWQKRGELHQIIDQKLSGAIRPDSLRKFGETVEKCLADYGVERPSMGDVLWNLEYVLQLQDVDSSTVSDVNSMNRIVDLSSQVQHVGALDSISVTMAEGGASHEPDHDLSDVSMSRVFSQLIKAEGR